Proteins from one Lachnospiraceae bacterium KGMB03038 genomic window:
- a CDS encoding 4Fe-4S dicluster domain-containing protein, with protein sequence MMRGLDTTVRRIRRKVFEEVARLGFQSNDDTLNDDMEAIPYKIVNEDTKVKYRESVYRARAIVRERLRLAMGLSLRPENKPVHLTAGVEASNISDKYYEPPLMQVIPSACEACEEKGYEVSNMCKGCLAHPCMEVCPKGAISFVKGKSYIDQEKCIKCGKCKSVCPYDAIAKKERPCAHACGVGAITSDKMGRAYIDSDKCVSCGMCMVSCPFGAISDKSQIFQLAHALKNGDEIIAEIAPAFYGQFGDNITPRNLKAALQELGFKEFYEVALGADIGAIAEAHHYVDKVVTGELPFLLTSCCPSWAMLAKKYFPDLIDEVSQELTPMVATARTIKQKHPEAKVVFIGPCAAKKLEAMRRTVRSDVDFVITFEELQAMFDARDIDLTKYEAESSFHNATGAGRGYAVAGGVAEAIEKCIREYYPDVEVNIEHAEGLAECKKTLALAKAGKMNGCLIEGMGCPGGCVAGAGTNIPVAKAQKKIKDFVKASSKQIPPKELEEIELD encoded by the coding sequence ATGATGAGAGGATTGGACACAACGGTCAGAAGGATCAGAAGAAAGGTGTTTGAAGAGGTGGCAAGACTTGGTTTTCAGTCCAACGATGACACCTTAAACGATGATATGGAGGCAATCCCATATAAGATTGTCAACGAGGATACAAAAGTTAAATATCGGGAAAGTGTATACCGGGCAAGAGCTATTGTCAGAGAGAGGCTCAGACTCGCCATGGGGCTTTCCCTGCGTCCGGAGAATAAACCGGTACATCTGACGGCGGGAGTAGAAGCCAGCAATATTTCTGACAAATATTATGAGCCGCCGCTTATGCAGGTGATTCCTTCTGCCTGTGAAGCCTGTGAGGAAAAGGGGTATGAAGTAAGCAATATGTGTAAAGGCTGCCTTGCGCATCCTTGTATGGAGGTCTGTCCCAAGGGCGCGATTTCTTTTGTCAAGGGGAAGTCCTATATTGACCAGGAGAAATGTATCAAGTGCGGAAAATGTAAATCCGTATGCCCTTATGACGCGATCGCCAAAAAAGAGCGTCCCTGCGCCCATGCGTGCGGCGTGGGCGCCATCACATCAGACAAGATGGGACGGGCATATATTGACTCGGACAAATGTGTATCCTGCGGGATGTGTATGGTAAGCTGTCCTTTTGGAGCTATCTCGGACAAATCCCAGATCTTCCAGCTGGCCCACGCTCTGAAGAACGGGGATGAGATCATTGCGGAGATCGCCCCCGCGTTCTACGGTCAATTTGGAGATAACATTACACCCAGAAATCTGAAAGCGGCTCTGCAGGAACTGGGCTTTAAAGAATTCTATGAGGTAGCCCTGGGAGCGGATATCGGGGCAATCGCGGAGGCGCACCATTATGTTGATAAAGTAGTCACCGGAGAACTGCCGTTCCTTTTGACTTCCTGCTGCCCCTCCTGGGCAATGCTGGCCAAAAAGTATTTCCCAGATCTGATCGATGAAGTTTCGCAGGAGCTGACGCCTATGGTAGCCACTGCCCGGACTATTAAGCAGAAACATCCGGAAGCAAAAGTAGTCTTTATCGGACCCTGCGCGGCCAAAAAGTTAGAGGCCATGCGCAGAACGGTGCGCAGTGATGTGGATTTCGTTATTACCTTTGAAGAACTTCAGGCTATGTTTGATGCCAGAGATATTGATCTTACAAAGTATGAAGCGGAATCCTCCTTCCACAACGCCACAGGAGCCGGAAGAGGGTATGCGGTCGCAGGCGGCGTGGCGGAAGCGATCGAGAAATGTATCCGGGAATATTATCCAGATGTGGAAGTCAATATCGAGCACGCGGAAGGACTGGCAGAGTGCAAGAAGACGCTGGCTTTGGCGAAAGCAGGAAAGATGAATGGATGCCTGATCGAGGGAATGGGCTGTCCCGGCGGCTGTGTTGCCGGAGCGGGCACCAATATCCCTGTGGCAAAGGCCCAGAAAAAGATCAAAGATTTTGTGAAGGCGTCATCGAAACAGATTCCGCCGAAGGAATTGGAAGAGATCGAGCTGGATTAG
- a CDS encoding aspartate--ammonia ligase, producing MGLILPERYDPRLSVRETQEAIKYIRDTFQKEFGKEMNLERISAPLFVAKSSGLNDNLNGVERPVHFDIAGVPGEEMEVVQSLAKWKRMALKEYGFQPGEGLYTNMNAIRRDEELDNLHSCYVDQWDWEKVIRKEDRTIDVLKDTVRHIFKIIKHMEHEVWYKYPQAVKHLPDSVAFITTQELEDRYPDKTPKERENLIAKEYGCVFLMKIGEKLESGKPHDGRAPDYDDWQLNGDILFWFDTLDCALEISSMGIRVDEKSLEEQLKKAGCEDRRTLPYHRMLLNGELPYTIGGGIGQSRLCMLLLDRAHVGEVQASIWPEEMRKICKEHKIFLL from the coding sequence ATGGGACTTATTTTACCAGAACGTTATGATCCGCGCTTAAGCGTGCGGGAGACACAGGAAGCGATCAAATATATCCGGGATACCTTCCAGAAGGAATTTGGAAAAGAAATGAATCTGGAAAGGATCTCTGCTCCGCTGTTCGTGGCGAAAAGCAGCGGTCTTAACGATAACCTGAACGGGGTAGAACGCCCGGTGCATTTCGATATTGCCGGAGTTCCCGGAGAAGAGATGGAAGTGGTGCAGTCGCTGGCTAAGTGGAAAAGGATGGCGCTGAAAGAGTACGGTTTCCAACCGGGAGAAGGACTTTACACCAATATGAACGCGATCCGCCGGGACGAAGAGCTGGATAATCTCCACTCCTGCTATGTGGATCAGTGGGACTGGGAGAAAGTGATCCGCAAAGAAGACAGGACGATCGACGTGTTAAAAGATACGGTCCGCCATATCTTTAAGATCATCAAGCATATGGAGCACGAAGTGTGGTATAAATACCCTCAGGCAGTCAAACATCTGCCGGACAGCGTGGCTTTTATCACCACGCAGGAACTGGAAGACCGCTATCCGGATAAGACTCCTAAGGAAAGAGAAAACCTGATCGCCAAGGAATACGGATGTGTATTTCTGATGAAGATCGGAGAGAAATTAGAAAGCGGCAAACCTCACGATGGCCGGGCGCCGGACTACGATGACTGGCAGCTGAATGGAGATATCCTGTTCTGGTTTGATACATTGGACTGCGCTCTGGAGATTTCCAGCATGGGAATCCGGGTGGATGAAAAGTCTCTGGAAGAGCAGCTGAAAAAAGCTGGGTGTGAAGACCGCAGGACTCTGCCTTATCACCGGATGCTCTTAAACGGAGAACTTCCCTATACGATCGGCGGCGGCATCGGCCAGTCCAGGCTGTGTATGCTGCTTCTGGACCGGGCTCATGTAGGAGAGGTGCAGGCAAGTATATGGCCGGAAGAAATGAGAAAAATCTGTAAAGAACACAAGATATTCCTGTTATAA
- a CDS encoding homocysteine methyltransferase, with the protein MLRERLGKELLFFDGGTGTLLQERGLAPGELPESWNISRREEMIDIHRQYFAAGSDIVLTNTFGANALKYHDDGCNLETVIQAAVENVKTAASLEVGNEREVYTALDMGPTGRLLKPMGDLSFEDAYAAFREAAAAGERAGADLIHIETMSDTYEVKAAVLAAKENTSLPVFATMIFDEKGKLLTGGDVPSVVALLEGLRVDALGINCGMGPAQMIPILEEILQYTSLPVIVKPNAGLPKQKDGEVFYDVEPEEFAAYMEEIVRKGAALVGGCCGTTPGHIQKMIERVRESKAFEERNLPVPKEAAIVSSYGKAVILGEKPVIIGERINPTGKKRFKQALKDRDLDYILTEGVNQQDRGAHILDVNVGLPDIDETEMMKEVVTELQSVTSLPLQIDTVDLGAMEAAMRIYNGKPMINSVNGKREIMDGVFPLIQKYGGVVVGLTLDENGIPATAQGRVEIAGKIIREAARYGIPKKDIVIDVLAMTISSDPAGARTTLEALEGVRQAYGVCTVLGVSNISFGLPARPVINANFFTMALQKGLSAGIINPLSQDMMRSYHAYCALMEYDKNCEEYIRVYGNQSPAVPVKTEERLSLKEAIEKGLKEEAHRGALRLLKEKAPLDIINEEMIPALDEVGKGFEKGTLFLPQLLMSADAAKIAFAVLKEQMPENTDGDQKKEKVILATVKGDIHDIGKNIVKVLLENYGFHVIDLGKDVPPEQVAETAVKEDVRLVGLSALMTTTVVSMEETIQLLRREKPDCKVMVGGAVLNQEYADMIGADFYGRDAMQSVYYTQNLFKGEN; encoded by the coding sequence ATGCTAAGAGAACGACTGGGAAAGGAACTGCTGTTTTTCGACGGCGGGACCGGAACCCTTCTCCAAGAGCGGGGACTTGCCCCCGGTGAACTGCCGGAGAGCTGGAATATCAGCCGCAGAGAAGAGATGATCGATATCCACCGCCAGTATTTCGCGGCGGGGAGTGATATCGTGCTGACAAATACATTTGGAGCAAACGCGTTAAAATATCACGATGACGGCTGCAATCTGGAAACAGTGATCCAGGCCGCGGTGGAAAATGTGAAAACGGCGGCCAGCCTGGAAGTGGGAAATGAAAGAGAAGTTTATACTGCTCTGGATATGGGGCCCACAGGCAGACTGCTGAAACCCATGGGAGATCTGAGTTTTGAGGACGCTTACGCGGCTTTCCGGGAAGCGGCCGCGGCCGGGGAACGGGCCGGAGCGGATCTGATCCATATAGAGACCATGAGCGACACTTATGAGGTGAAAGCGGCGGTACTGGCCGCAAAGGAGAACACCAGCCTTCCGGTTTTCGCCACCATGATCTTTGACGAGAAAGGAAAACTCCTGACCGGCGGAGATGTTCCGTCTGTGGTAGCCCTTCTGGAAGGACTGCGGGTGGATGCGCTTGGCATCAACTGCGGAATGGGACCGGCCCAGATGATCCCGATCCTGGAAGAAATCTTACAGTATACATCCCTTCCAGTGATCGTAAAGCCCAATGCGGGACTTCCAAAACAAAAAGACGGAGAAGTCTTCTATGACGTAGAGCCAGAAGAATTTGCCGCTTATATGGAAGAGATCGTAAGGAAGGGAGCGGCCTTGGTCGGAGGCTGCTGCGGCACCACGCCGGGCCATATCCAAAAGATGATCGAGAGGGTCCGGGAATCGAAGGCGTTTGAGGAGAGAAACCTTCCCGTTCCTAAGGAAGCGGCCATTGTTTCTTCTTATGGAAAGGCGGTCATCTTGGGAGAGAAACCGGTGATCATTGGAGAACGGATCAACCCCACCGGGAAAAAGCGGTTCAAGCAGGCCCTCAAAGACCGCGACCTGGACTATATCCTGACAGAAGGAGTAAACCAGCAGGATAGGGGAGCCCATATCCTGGATGTGAATGTGGGGCTTCCAGATATCGACGAGACGGAGATGATGAAAGAGGTGGTGACCGAGCTGCAGAGCGTGACCAGCCTGCCCCTGCAGATCGATACGGTGGATCTGGGAGCCATGGAAGCGGCTATGCGCATCTACAATGGGAAACCGATGATCAACTCTGTCAACGGCAAACGGGAGATCATGGACGGAGTATTCCCGCTGATCCAGAAATACGGCGGCGTGGTAGTGGGGCTGACGCTGGATGAAAACGGCATCCCCGCGACTGCCCAGGGCCGGGTGGAGATTGCCGGGAAGATCATCCGGGAGGCGGCCCGCTACGGGATCCCCAAGAAAGATATTGTGATCGACGTGCTGGCTATGACCATCAGTTCTGACCCGGCCGGGGCCAGGACCACTCTGGAGGCCCTGGAGGGAGTGCGTCAAGCCTACGGCGTTTGTACGGTGCTGGGAGTATCCAATATTTCCTTCGGCCTGCCTGCCCGCCCTGTGATCAACGCCAATTTCTTTACCATGGCGCTGCAGAAAGGACTGAGCGCGGGGATCATCAACCCTCTGTCTCAGGACATGATGCGGTCCTATCACGCTTACTGCGCATTAATGGAATATGATAAAAACTGCGAGGAATACATCCGAGTCTACGGGAACCAGAGCCCTGCGGTTCCAGTAAAGACGGAAGAAAGGCTTTCCCTGAAAGAGGCCATTGAGAAGGGACTGAAAGAGGAAGCCCACCGGGGCGCCTTGCGGCTTCTGAAAGAAAAGGCGCCTTTAGATATCATCAATGAAGAGATGATCCCGGCTTTGGATGAGGTGGGAAAAGGATTTGAAAAAGGAACGCTGTTCCTGCCCCAGCTTCTGATGAGCGCGGATGCGGCCAAGATCGCCTTTGCCGTGTTAAAGGAGCAGATGCCGGAGAATACAGACGGGGACCAGAAAAAGGAAAAGGTGATCCTTGCAACCGTCAAAGGCGATATCCATGATATTGGGAAGAATATCGTCAAGGTACTGCTGGAAAATTACGGATTTCATGTGATTGATCTGGGAAAAGACGTTCCGCCGGAACAGGTGGCAGAAACAGCGGTAAAAGAGGACGTCCGTCTGGTGGGGTTAAGCGCGCTTATGACGACGACGGTAGTCAGTATGGAAGAGACGATCCAACTGCTGCGAAGAGAGAAACCTGACTGTAAGGTAATGGTGGGGGGAGCGGTCCTGAACCAGGAATATGCCGATATGATCGGCGCCGATTTTTATGGCAGAGATGCGATGCAGTCCGTATACTATACACAGAATTTATTCAAAGGAGAGAATTAG
- a CDS encoding Vitamin B12 dependent methionine synthase activation subunit, which translates to MDRRKDKDRDIRIREAVRYLGYGRKEADGQTLDLIREALEVLDGIGEKRIVWQRKSVSFPGEDWIETEGMKVRSHGLARNLKGCGEMILLAATLGAQVDLLLRKYSRTDMTRAVILQACAAADLEEYLDSWQEKMKEELELEGLYPRPRFSPGYGDFSIQHQKELLRLLEAPKRIGLTMTEGCMLTPTKSVTAVMGLSAEKIPCRRQGCEACQKTDCPYRRQE; encoded by the coding sequence ATGGACAGACGGAAAGACAAAGATAGGGATATCCGGATCCGGGAAGCGGTCCGGTATCTTGGATATGGAAGAAAAGAAGCGGACGGACAGACGCTGGATCTGATCCGGGAGGCGCTGGAAGTGCTGGATGGCATCGGAGAAAAAAGGATCGTGTGGCAGAGAAAATCAGTGTCCTTCCCAGGCGAAGACTGGATCGAGACAGAGGGAATGAAAGTCCGCAGCCATGGCCTTGCCAGAAATTTAAAGGGCTGTGGGGAGATGATCCTTCTGGCGGCCACGCTGGGGGCGCAGGTGGATCTTCTGCTTAGGAAATACAGCCGGACAGATATGACGCGGGCGGTGATCCTGCAGGCCTGCGCGGCCGCGGATCTGGAAGAATACCTGGATAGCTGGCAGGAGAAGATGAAGGAAGAACTGGAATTGGAAGGATTGTATCCAAGGCCAAGGTTCAGTCCGGGATACGGCGACTTTTCCATCCAGCATCAAAAGGAACTGCTGCGTCTTCTGGAAGCGCCGAAACGCATCGGCCTGACGATGACAGAAGGCTGTATGCTGACGCCAACCAAGTCGGTAACGGCAGTCATGGGACTGTCGGCAGAGAAGATTCCCTGCCGCAGACAGGGATGTGAGGCCTGCCAGAAGACAGACTGTCCGTACCGAAGACAAGAGTGA
- the metF gene encoding methylenetetrahydrofolate reductase [NAD(P)H]: MKIRDILKETTPHISFEVFPPKTEAAFESVLNATDKIAALNPSYISVTYGAGGGTSANTVNIAAHIKDDLDTVSLAHLTCVSSTREHVHKVIDELKERGIENILALRGDIPKESEFPLPNQYRYASELIEEIKKEGDFCIGAACYPEGHVEAPNRKEDISHLKEKVDKGVDFLTTQMFFDNNIFYNFLYRVREAGITVPILPGIMPVTRGSQMKTICEMSGTVLPQRFRDVLDRFGEDPAAMKQAGIAYATDQIIDLFANGINHVHVYSMNKPEVAAAIMRNLSEIVKH, translated from the coding sequence ATGAAGATCCGAGATATTTTAAAGGAAACGACACCGCACATATCATTTGAGGTATTCCCGCCCAAAACGGAAGCGGCTTTTGAAAGCGTACTGAATGCTACGGACAAGATCGCCGCGCTGAATCCTTCCTACATCAGCGTTACCTACGGGGCTGGCGGCGGAACCAGTGCCAATACTGTTAATATCGCGGCTCATATCAAGGATGATCTGGATACGGTGAGCCTGGCTCATCTGACCTGCGTTTCATCTACAAGAGAGCATGTACATAAGGTGATCGATGAATTGAAAGAAAGAGGAATTGAAAATATCCTGGCCCTTAGGGGAGATATTCCAAAGGAATCAGAGTTCCCGCTGCCGAATCAATATCGGTATGCCAGCGAACTGATCGAAGAGATCAAAAAGGAAGGGGATTTCTGCATTGGGGCGGCGTGCTATCCGGAGGGACATGTGGAGGCGCCAAACCGGAAGGAAGATATCAGCCATTTAAAAGAGAAAGTAGACAAAGGAGTGGACTTTTTGACCACTCAGATGTTTTTCGATAATAATATTTTTTATAATTTCTTATACCGTGTCCGGGAGGCTGGGATCACAGTGCCAATCCTTCCGGGGATCATGCCGGTGACGAGAGGAAGCCAGATGAAGACGATCTGCGAGATGTCTGGGACCGTACTTCCTCAGCGCTTCCGGGATGTGCTGGATCGTTTTGGAGAGGATCCGGCGGCGATGAAACAGGCGGGAATCGCGTACGCTACAGATCAGATCATCGATCTGTTCGCCAACGGGATCAATCATGTGCACGTATATTCCATGAATAAACCGGAAGTGGCCGCGGCGATCATGCGCAATCTGTCTGAGATCGTAAAGCACTAG
- the glgA gene encoding glycogen synthase GlgA yields MKKILFAASESVPFIKTGGLADVVGSLPKYFNKEKYDVRVMLPKYMCMKDEWKQRLAYRTHFYMDLCWRKQYVGILELEYEGITFYFIDNEYYFNGYAPYGDMYADIEKFAFFSKAVLSALPLIDFRPDIIHCHDWQTGLIPVYLDNFRYGNEYFRGIKTIMTIHNLKFQGTWDTKRVMDITGLPKYYFAPDKLEAYKDANYLKGGIVYADRVTTVSSTYAEEIKMPFYGEKLDGLMNARSNCLSGIVNGIDYEDYNPQTDTHIAKNYSVDNFRKEKVKNKTALQQELGLPADHKTMMIGIVSRLTDQKGFDLIAYVMDELCQDAIQIVVLGTGQDQYENMFRHFAWKYPDKVSANIFYSEELSHKIYAGCDAFLMPSLFEPCGLSQLMSLRYGTVPIVRETGGLKDTVEPYNEYEKTGTGFSFCNYNAHEMMGTVRYAEQIYYDKKRDWNKIVERGMQKDFSWNNSARQYEELYDNM; encoded by the coding sequence ATGAAAAAAATACTTTTTGCGGCATCCGAATCGGTCCCTTTCATCAAAACAGGAGGACTGGCAGATGTTGTAGGTTCTTTACCAAAATATTTCAATAAAGAAAAATATGATGTACGGGTGATGCTTCCAAAGTATATGTGTATGAAAGACGAGTGGAAACAGCGCCTTGCGTACCGTACCCATTTCTATATGGATCTGTGCTGGAGAAAACAATACGTTGGGATCCTGGAGTTGGAGTACGAGGGAATTACGTTCTATTTTATAGATAATGAGTACTATTTCAATGGATACGCGCCGTATGGGGATATGTACGCGGATATCGAAAAATTTGCGTTCTTCTCCAAGGCGGTCTTAAGCGCGCTGCCGCTCATCGACTTCCGGCCGGATATCATCCACTGTCATGACTGGCAGACCGGTCTCATTCCTGTGTATCTGGACAACTTCCGTTACGGAAACGAATATTTCCGTGGGATCAAAACGATCATGACCATACATAACCTGAAGTTCCAGGGAACTTGGGATACCAAACGGGTAATGGATATTACGGGCCTGCCGAAATACTATTTTGCGCCGGATAAGCTGGAAGCGTACAAAGATGCCAATTACCTCAAAGGAGGAATTGTATATGCCGACCGGGTGACCACCGTCAGCAGTACCTACGCGGAAGAGATCAAGATGCCGTTCTATGGCGAGAAGCTGGACGGACTGATGAACGCCAGGTCCAATTGCCTGTCAGGAATCGTGAACGGTATCGACTATGAAGACTATAACCCCCAGACCGATACTCACATCGCGAAAAATTACAGCGTAGACAATTTCAGAAAAGAGAAAGTCAAAAACAAGACTGCGCTGCAGCAGGAACTTGGTCTTCCGGCAGATCATAAGACCATGATGATCGGGATCGTCTCCAGATTGACGGATCAAAAAGGATTCGACCTGATCGCCTATGTGATGGATGAATTGTGCCAGGACGCGATCCAGATCGTTGTACTTGGCACAGGACAGGATCAGTATGAGAATATGTTCCGGCATTTTGCCTGGAAATACCCGGATAAAGTATCCGCCAATATTTTCTATTCAGAGGAACTGTCCCACAAAATCTATGCCGGATGCGACGCCTTCCTCATGCCGTCTCTTTTTGAGCCCTGCGGCTTGAGTCAGTTGATGAGCCTTAGGTACGGCACGGTTCCGATCGTGAGGGAGACGGGAGGCCTGAAGGATACAGTGGAACCGTATAATGAGTATGAAAAGACAGGGACAGGTTTCAGTTTCTGCAACTACAATGCTCATGAGATGATGGGAACAGTCCGGTATGCGGAGCAGATTTATTATGACAAGAAGAGAGACTGGAACAAGATCGTAGAGCGGGGAATGCAAAAAGACTTCTCCTGGAATAATTCTGCCAGACAGTACGAGGAACTCTACGATAATATGTAA
- the spo0A gene encoding sporulation transcription factor Spo0A — MSEINVAIADDNERILDLLGEIIDSDKELNLVGRANNGEDVYELIKEKQPDVVLLDLIMPKMDGLSVMDLVNTDGEIKKHPAFIVITAVGQERITEDAFKKGANYYILKPFNNDVVLGRIKNTNRMIQNRTGGFQGEEKTLSVQPEVNLEARVTDMIHEIGIPAHIKGYHYLRDAILMAVEDMDVLNAITKVLYPTVAKLHQTTASRVERAIRHAIEVAWSRGKLDTLDELFGYTVSNGKGKPTNSEFIALIADTIRLEYKNR, encoded by the coding sequence ATGAGTGAAATAAACGTAGCAATAGCCGACGATAATGAAAGAATCCTGGACCTGCTTGGCGAAATCATCGACAGCGACAAGGAGCTGAATCTGGTAGGAAGAGCGAATAATGGCGAGGATGTGTACGAGCTGATCAAAGAAAAACAGCCGGACGTTGTCCTTCTGGATCTGATCATGCCGAAAATGGACGGTTTAAGTGTTATGGATCTGGTCAATACGGATGGAGAGATCAAAAAGCATCCGGCGTTTATCGTCATTACAGCCGTGGGACAGGAGAGAATCACAGAAGATGCCTTCAAAAAGGGGGCGAATTACTATATTCTAAAGCCTTTCAACAATGATGTGGTGCTTGGAAGGATTAAAAATACAAACCGGATGATCCAGAATCGGACCGGGGGATTCCAAGGAGAAGAGAAGACCTTGTCCGTCCAGCCAGAGGTGAATCTGGAAGCCAGGGTGACCGATATGATCCATGAGATCGGGATACCGGCACATATTAAGGGATATCATTACTTAAGAGATGCGATTCTTATGGCGGTGGAGGATATGGACGTATTAAACGCCATCACCAAAGTCCTCTACCCCACGGTGGCCAAACTCCATCAGACTACGGCCAGCCGGGTGGAACGGGCGATCCGGCATGCCATAGAGGTTGCCTGGAGCAGAGGAAAGCTGGATACATTGGACGAGCTGTTTGGCTATACGGTCAGCAATGGAAAGGGAAAGCCGACGAATTCCGAGTTCATTGCCTTGATCGCGGACACGATCCGTCTGGAATATAAAAACAGATAA
- the spoIVB gene encoding SpoIVB peptidase: protein MKKYWYRRILIMIVIFTAATGGSWYLIHSYRQQFPKEVSADTSDETMVIPGGMPVGIYLETEGVMVLGTDEIEGMDGNEYEPAQNLVQAGDYIVEMDGTRIHNKSELIQAVETLTEEDVVLTVVRNGRTIDVRTQAVQCPGGEYKLGIWVRDNTQGLGTITFLNVDSKFGALGHGIHDTDTSDLLDISEGTLYATSIKDIQKGANGTPGGMEGIIVYNNYNILGTVEKNTEEGIYGTIQRIDTLFSDQEPMETAAKEEIQEGPAKIRCAVEGEVKEYDIRITKIDTEAQEANKGLELEVTDQALLDVTGGIVQGMSGSPIIQNGKLVGAVTHVFVNDPAKGYGVFIENMLKNVE, encoded by the coding sequence ATGAAAAAATACTGGTATCGAAGGATTTTGATCATGATCGTAATATTTACCGCGGCTACGGGAGGAAGCTGGTATCTTATTCACAGCTACCGGCAGCAGTTCCCCAAAGAAGTCAGCGCCGATACATCGGATGAGACCATGGTGATACCGGGAGGCATGCCAGTAGGAATTTATCTGGAGACAGAAGGAGTAATGGTTCTTGGAACAGATGAAATAGAAGGGATGGACGGAAACGAATACGAGCCGGCCCAGAATCTGGTGCAGGCAGGCGACTATATCGTAGAAATGGATGGGACAAGGATCCATAATAAATCGGAATTGATCCAAGCGGTGGAAACCCTGACAGAAGAGGATGTGGTGCTGACAGTGGTAAGAAACGGACGGACCATAGACGTCAGGACCCAGGCGGTGCAGTGCCCTGGGGGAGAGTATAAGCTGGGAATCTGGGTAAGGGACAATACCCAGGGACTTGGAACGATCACATTTTTGAATGTGGACAGCAAATTTGGAGCGCTGGGACACGGCATCCATGATACAGATACCAGTGATCTTCTGGATATTTCGGAAGGGACCCTCTATGCGACCAGTATCAAAGATATCCAAAAAGGGGCCAACGGAACTCCCGGAGGTATGGAGGGAATCATTGTCTACAATAATTATAATATCCTGGGAACGGTAGAGAAAAATACAGAAGAAGGAATATACGGCACCATCCAGCGTATAGACACCTTATTCTCTGATCAGGAGCCTATGGAGACGGCGGCCAAAGAAGAGATCCAGGAAGGCCCTGCCAAAATCCGCTGCGCGGTAGAAGGAGAAGTAAAAGAGTACGACATTCGGATCACAAAAATCGACACAGAGGCACAAGAGGCCAATAAAGGACTGGAACTGGAAGTAACAGACCAGGCCCTCCTTGATGTGACAGGGGGGATCGTGCAGGGGATGTCCGGTTCGCCTATAATCCAGAACGGGAAATTGGTGGGTGCGGTCACCCATGTTTTTGTCAATGACCCAGCGAAGGGATACGGTGTTTTCATTGAAAACATGTTGAAAAATGTAGAATAG